The genomic window ATGTGGCCGTGTGGTGGTTGACGGTTTGTTCGGCAGATACAGCCCGTTCGGGGAGTTGGCCGGTGCAACTGTGGTACACTGACAAGCTTCCTATCCCTATTCACCCCCCGTGAAGGGTCGCCATGAGATTGATTTTCGTCACCCTCGTCACCCTCGGGCCGCTTGGCATTCCCTCATCGGTGTCCGCTCAAGACGCCGCCGCGACTCGTCAGCAAGCTACCGTGGCGATGAAACGTGCAGCCACGTATTACCAACAACACGTGTCCACCCACGGCGGTTACGTGTACTTCTATTCGCTCGATCTCCAACAGCGCTGGGGCGAAGGCGAAGCGACGGCGGAGCAGATTTGGGTGCAGCCGCCCGGTACGCCCACCGTCGGCATGGCGTACTTGGAAGCTTATCGAGCGACCTCGGATCCGTTTTACCTGAACGCCGCCCGCCGAGCCGCCGAAGCTCTGGTGTACGGACAGATGCGGTCCGGCGGTTGGACCAACTGCATCGATTTCGATCCCCGCGGCGAGCGTGTGGCCCTGTATCGCAACGGTCGAGGTCGTGGCCGCAATATCTCTTCGCTCGACGACGGACAAACTCAGTCCGCCATCCGTTTTTTGATGCACACCGATCAGGCTTTGGAATTCCAGCACGCTGAGATCCATGCGGCCACGCGGCTTGCGTTGGATGCCCTGCTGAACGCCCAGTTTCCCAACGGGGGTTTTCCTCAGGTTTGGGACGATGACGTCGTCCCCGATCCCCCGGTCATCCAGGCCAACTATCCGGATCACGATTGGCGCAGCGAAGGACGCGTCAAGAACTACTGGGATATGTACACGCTGAACGACAACGTCACCGGTTATGTGGCCGAAGTGCTGATCGATGCCCACAAAATCTACGACGACGCACGTTACCGCGAAGCGCTACGTCGACTTGGCGATTTTCTGATACTCGCCCAGATGCCCGAGCCCCAGCCGGCCTGGGCGCAGCAGTACAACTACCAAATGCAGCCGATCTGGGCACGCAGGTTCGAACCGCCGGGAATCTGCGGTGATGAATCGCAGGAAGTGATCGAAACCCTATTGATGATTTATCGAGAGACCAAGGATCGCCGGTACTTGGAACCGATCCCCTCGGCGATCGCTTATCTAAACCGCTCACGTTTGCCCGACGGACGGCTGGCAAGGTACTACGAACTTCAAACCAACAAGCCGCTCTACATGGTCCGCAGCGGCAATATTTACTCGCTGACCCACGACGATTCCAACCTGCCGGCACACTACGGGTGGAAATGGCCCTCGCGACTACAGGAACTGGAGCAGCAGTACCAGCAGGCAAAAGCCGGCACAGCGGTTACATCTCCGCCGCTGGATTGGAATGACGTCCAAACCATCGTGTCGGAACTGGACGAACAGGGACGTTGGGTCAGCCGTTTCGACGGCCGGGGGTTGGTCGGGCAGGCCAAGATGCGAATCGGCGCAGAATATTTATCCAGCGAACGATTCAGCGAAAACCTGACGTTGTTAAGTCGCTTTGTCGCAGCGGACGGGCGGTAGTTGTCGCTTCAACCTCTCCTCGCTAACGCGCGCCCGTCCCGAGGGAGTACCGTTTCCCGAGGTTGCTCGCTGGGATAGCATGGGGCGTTCTGTTCACCTTCCCCTGTTTATCCGAGAGACCAAACATGCATGTCCCCGATCACGTGATGGACCCGGCCACCTGTGTTGCAACCACCGCGATTTCGGTCGCCGCGGTGGGCTATGCCGGATATCGTGTGTACCGCGATTTGCCGCGCGAGAAACGCTCGCTGCTGGGCGTCGTGGCGGCCGGTGTGTTCGCGGCTCAGATGGTCAACTTCCCGATTTCCGGCAGCACCTCGGGCCACGTGGTGGGGGCGGTGCTGGCGGCGATTCTGCTGGGGCCCTGGGCGGGACTGTTGGCGGTCACGGCTGTGCTGGCCGTGCAGTGCGTGCTGTTTCAAGACGGCGGTGTGACGGCGCTGGGCGCCAACGTCCTGAACATGGGCGTCGTCGGCTCGCTACTGGGCTATGCGATTTACGAACGTTTGCAAACCGCCATCGATGGCCGCCGCGGCAAATTGCTAGCCGCCGCGTTTGCCTCCTGGTTCTCGGTGCTGATCGGTGCGGCCTTGTGCAGCGTTGAATTGACGCTGGGGGGCGAGGCGAGTCTGGCGAATACCCTGGGCGCGATGTTGCCCAGCCACGCTTTGATCGGCATCGGTGAAGCGGCGATCGCAGCCGCGGCGGTAGCCACCGCGCTGTGGTGGCGGCCGGTCTTCCAGCCGTCCCGAGCCGTCGCAGTAGGGGCCGTGCTGGCCGTCGCCGTCGTCCTGCTGGCCGCTCCGCTGGCGTCCACGCTGCCCGATGGCCTGGAATCCAGTTTGTCCGCCCTCGGTTACGGCGAACCCGCCGCGCTGTGGAGCACCCCGCTTGCGGACTACAGCATTGCCGGCGTCCCATCGGCAGCCCTGCAGACGATGGTCGCCGGGATGATCGGCATCGCCGCGGTATTGGGGCTGAGCAGCAGCCTGGCCGGAGTCGCCATGCCGCGAAAGCAAGAGCCGCGGAGCGGCGGCGTCATGTAGCCATGGGCGCCAGCCCATGGTCGGGGCATGCCGTCGTCCCTTCGGGACTTGCACCTGCGTAGCTCTTAGCTGCAACGCCGCTAAGAGTTGCCCGCTAATCCCGGATGGACTCAATCACCCGGAAGAAATCTTCGACGTTGGCGAAGTCGCGGTAGACGCTGGCAAACCGTACGTAGGCCACTTCGTCGACCGAGTACAGCCGTTTCAGGACCAGT from Roseimaritima ulvae includes these protein-coding regions:
- a CDS encoding pectate lyase, which gives rise to MRLIFVTLVTLGPLGIPSSVSAQDAAATRQQATVAMKRAATYYQQHVSTHGGYVYFYSLDLQQRWGEGEATAEQIWVQPPGTPTVGMAYLEAYRATSDPFYLNAARRAAEALVYGQMRSGGWTNCIDFDPRGERVALYRNGRGRGRNISSLDDGQTQSAIRFLMHTDQALEFQHAEIHAATRLALDALLNAQFPNGGFPQVWDDDVVPDPPVIQANYPDHDWRSEGRVKNYWDMYTLNDNVTGYVAEVLIDAHKIYDDARYREALRRLGDFLILAQMPEPQPAWAQQYNYQMQPIWARRFEPPGICGDESQEVIETLLMIYRETKDRRYLEPIPSAIAYLNRSRLPDGRLARYYELQTNKPLYMVRSGNIYSLTHDDSNLPAHYGWKWPSRLQELEQQYQQAKAGTAVTSPPLDWNDVQTIVSELDEQGRWVSRFDGRGLVGQAKMRIGAEYLSSERFSENLTLLSRFVAADGR
- a CDS encoding energy-coupling factor ABC transporter permease, with product MHVPDHVMDPATCVATTAISVAAVGYAGYRVYRDLPREKRSLLGVVAAGVFAAQMVNFPISGSTSGHVVGAVLAAILLGPWAGLLAVTAVLAVQCVLFQDGGVTALGANVLNMGVVGSLLGYAIYERLQTAIDGRRGKLLAAAFASWFSVLIGAALCSVELTLGGEASLANTLGAMLPSHALIGIGEAAIAAAAVATALWWRPVFQPSRAVAVGAVLAVAVVLLAAPLASTLPDGLESSLSALGYGEPAALWSTPLADYSIAGVPSAALQTMVAGMIGIAAVLGLSSSLAGVAMPRKQEPRSGGVM